A genome region from Oryzias latipes chromosome 2, ASM223467v1 includes the following:
- the LOC110013676 gene encoding oocyte zinc finger protein XlCOF22-like, which produces MSFSYLSQLKTNMRHTGEKPFSCIECDKSFSQTSHLKSHMRSHTGENPFSCVECDKRFSHVFTLKKHMRTHTGEKLFSCIECDKRFSHVFTLKKHMRTHTGEKPFSCVECDKRFSDSSSLQKSLRTHTGEKPFSCKKCNKSFSFVFNLKTHMRTHTGEKPFSCKECDKSFSEKSKLKIHMRTHTGEKPFSCKECDKSFSEKSKLKIHMRTHTGEKPFSCTECDKRFSQLSNLKNHIRTHTGEKPFSCTECDKRFSEMSSLKKHMRTHTGEKPFSCKVCKKKFNQTSSLKTHMKTH; this is translated from the coding sequence atgagttttagttatttatctcagctcaaaacaaacatgagacacacaggagagaagcctttttcttgtatagaatgtgacaaaagtttTAGTCAAACATCTCATCTTAAATCACACATGAGATCTCATACAGGAGAGAACCCATTTTCTTGTGTAGAATGTGATAAACGTTTTAGTCATGTGTTTactctcaaaaaacacatgagaactcacacaggagaaaagcttttttcttgtaTAGAATGTGATAAACGTTTTAGTCATGTGTTTactctcaaaaaacacatgagaactcacacaggagaaaagcctttttcttgtgtaGAATGCGATAAACGTTTTAGTGATTCATCTAGTCTCCAAAAAAGCttgagaactcatacaggagagaagcctttttcttgtaaaaaatgtaataaaagttttagttttgtatttaatctcaaaacacacatgagaactcacacaggagagaagcctttttcatgtaaagaatgtgataaaagttttagtgaaaaatcaaaactcaaaatacacatgagaactcacacaggagagaagcctttttcatgtaaagaatgtgataaaagttttagtgaaaaatcaaaactcaaaatacacatgagaactcatacgggagaaaagcctttttcttgtacagAATGTGATAAACGTTTTAGTCAATTATCTAATCTCAAAAACCACAtaagaactcatacaggagaaaagcctttttcttgtacagAATGTGATAAACGTTTTAGTGAAATGTCTAgtctcaaaaaacacatgagaactcacacaggagaaaagccattttcttgtaaagtatgtaaaaaaaaatttaaccaaACATCCAGTCTCAAGACACACATGAAAACACATTAA